The Pseudomonas berkeleyensis genome includes a region encoding these proteins:
- a CDS encoding MBOAT family O-acyltransferase, which produces MVFSSNVFLFLFLPTFLGLYYLCPNRHRNLLVLVGSYLFYAWWRVDFLLLFAAVTLWNYLFALRIHANAGTDVARKWVVAGVVGNLATLGYFKYANFGAANINAALEAMGFEPFLFTAVILPIGISFYIFQSISYLIDVHRKDTEPTRNLIDFAAFIALFPQLIAGPVLRYKDMADQFTSRTHSLDKFSEGATRFMQGFVKKVFIADSLAPLVDHCFALENPSTGDAWLGMVAYTAQLYFDFSGYSDMAIGLGLMMGFRFVENFNQPYISQSITEFWRRWHISLSNWLRDYLYVPLGGNRHGTFNTYRNLFLTMLLGGFWHGANWTFLIWGAWHGTWLAIERALGVKAAPTLFSPLKWAFTLLLVMLGWVIFRAENLEVAGRMYVALFAFGDWQLSDAVLAQTSSLQLATLVLAWVVIAVNGARQHLAQRRIDAVDTPALALAGGGSLAATSVDVRSLLLHGALLLLFCASLLKLSAQSYSPFLYFQF; this is translated from the coding sequence TGGTCTTTTCATCCAACGTATTCCTGTTTCTGTTCCTGCCGACCTTCCTCGGCCTGTACTACCTGTGCCCCAACCGGCACCGCAACCTGCTGGTACTGGTCGGCAGCTACCTGTTCTATGCCTGGTGGCGGGTGGACTTCCTCCTGCTGTTCGCCGCGGTGACCCTGTGGAACTACCTGTTCGCCCTGCGCATCCACGCCAACGCCGGCACCGATGTGGCGCGCAAATGGGTGGTCGCCGGGGTGGTCGGCAACCTGGCCACACTGGGCTACTTCAAGTACGCCAACTTCGGTGCGGCCAACATCAATGCAGCGCTCGAGGCGATGGGCTTCGAGCCCTTCCTGTTCACCGCGGTGATCCTGCCGATCGGTATTTCCTTCTATATCTTCCAGTCGATCAGCTATCTGATCGATGTGCACCGCAAGGACACCGAACCAACCCGCAACCTGATCGACTTCGCCGCCTTCATCGCCCTGTTCCCGCAACTGATCGCCGGTCCCGTGCTGCGCTACAAGGACATGGCCGACCAGTTCACCAGCCGCACCCACAGCCTGGACAAGTTCTCCGAAGGCGCCACGCGTTTCATGCAGGGCTTCGTCAAGAAGGTGTTCATCGCCGACAGCCTGGCGCCGCTGGTCGACCATTGCTTCGCCCTGGAGAATCCCAGTACCGGCGACGCCTGGCTGGGCATGGTCGCCTACACCGCGCAGCTGTACTTCGACTTCTCCGGTTACAGCGACATGGCCATCGGCCTCGGCCTGATGATGGGTTTCCGCTTCGTCGAGAACTTCAACCAGCCCTATATCAGCCAGTCGATCACCGAATTCTGGCGACGCTGGCACATCAGCCTGTCGAACTGGCTGCGCGACTACCTCTACGTGCCACTGGGGGGGAATCGCCACGGCACCTTCAACACCTACCGCAACCTGTTTCTGACCATGCTGCTGGGCGGTTTCTGGCACGGCGCGAACTGGACGTTCCTGATCTGGGGCGCCTGGCACGGCACCTGGCTGGCCATCGAGCGCGCACTCGGGGTCAAGGCCGCACCGACGCTGTTCAGCCCGCTGAAGTGGGCCTTCACCCTGCTGCTGGTGATGCTCGGCTGGGTGATCTTCCGTGCCGAGAACCTGGAAGTTGCCGGGCGCATGTACGTCGCCCTGTTCGCCTTCGGCGACTGGCAGCTCAGCGACGCCGTGCTGGCCCAGACCAGCAGCCTGCAGCTGGCCACCTTGGTTCTGGCCTGGGTGGTGATCGCGGTCAACGGTGCCCGTCAGCATCTTGCCCAGCGCCGCATCGACGCAGTCGACACGCCAGCGCTGGCCCTCGCTGGCGGCGGCAGCCTGGCCGCGACCTCGGTGGACGTGCGCTCGCTGCTGCTGCACGGCGCCCTGCTCCTGCTGTTCTGCGCCTCGCTGCTCAAGCTCTCGGCACAGAGCTACTCCCCCTTCCTGTA